A stretch of the bacterium genome encodes the following:
- a CDS encoding cytochrome b/b6 domain-containing protein, with amino-acid sequence MERKVYDHPIPARIMHHVNLICMVAMVATGFYIHKPNFSLLGIDMNLVRYIHFITAFVILLNSVTRIYWAFFGAPRDIKYFLPEKENRGKLLPMMAYYYFLRKTKPRTSKYNGWQKATYVLWTIALWFMALTGFAMLWKTNPFWASVVSFFGGLGMIHAIHYLVMWYFVFTVLFHVYLVFFEDFKSFLHMFFGIKPEEEAF; translated from the coding sequence ATGGAGAGAAAAGTTTACGATCATCCCATTCCAGCAAGGATCATGCATCACGTGAACCTCATATGCATGGTTGCGATGGTTGCTACCGGATTTTACATTCACAAACCCAACTTCAGCCTTCTGGGTATCGACATGAACCTTGTGCGGTACATTCACTTCATCACCGCCTTCGTCATCCTTCTAAATTCGGTAACCCGGATCTACTGGGCCTTCTTTGGAGCCCCGCGGGATATCAAGTACTTCCTGCCGGAGAAAGAGAACAGGGGAAAACTGCTCCCCATGATGGCCTACTACTACTTCCTCAGGAAAACCAAACCCAGAACATCTAAATACAACGGATGGCAGAAGGCGACTTATGTGCTGTGGACCATCGCTTTATGGTTTATGGCTCTGACCGGTTTCGCCATGCTCTGGAAGACGAATCCGTTCTGGGCCTCTGTGGTCAGCTTCTTCGGTGGGCTGGGGATGATCCACGCGATCCATTACCTGGTGATGTGGTATTTCGTCTTCACAGTCCTGTTCCATGTCTACCTGGTGTTCTTTGAGGATTTCAAATCGTTCCTGCATATGTTCTTCGGGATCAAACCTGAAGAAGAGGCCTTCTAG